Below is a genomic region from Candidatus Methylarchaceae archaeon HK02M2.
CTACCAGAAGCTCCGGCACATATTCCCCCAACAGTAAAACTATCAGGCAACCCATTATGCAAAGTTACTGCTTTGTTGTCTGCACCTCCTATGTCTATGATAGTTGCATCACCTTCAAGCCTATCAGCCAAATATGCTGCTCCTTTAGCACACACTGTAACTTCTTCCATGGCTAACTTCGCTTTCTCTGAAAAAACCTTTTTTAAAGGGAATCTCCCATAACCTGTAATTCCTATTGCATCTATTTTATCATATGAAATATTTACTTGAGATAAAAGATTGTTTATAACTTTTTTAGCTAGGGTTTCAAAATCTGTGGTTGGAATCCAATCTTGTGCTATGATTTCATTATCTCTCATAATCGCCCCTTTTGTCATCGTAGAACCTGAATCTATTCCCATCGTAATGCCTTCTTGTTTTTTCCTTCCAAACAGTGCTCCTTTCTCAATCATATCTACTAATGCCTCCATTTTTAAGAGAAGATTTCCTGCTTTTGTTTTCTCAGTAAAAGAGTGAGAAATTATTGGTAAACTCGTTTTCTTTTGCAGTATTTTTCGAGTTATAGTTCTTGTTAGGGCTCCTTCAGCACATCGAAAGCATGTAAGGATGAGAACTCCATCGGCTTTACTCTTGCCTTCAATTATAGCGAACGACCTAGCTAGCATCGTCTTTAGTCCACTACTTTTTGGAATGAATGGGATTTCTT
It encodes:
- a CDS encoding methanogenesis marker 15 protein gives rise to the protein MVVKIAQISCGTEYSGFQAEIEKAADIVEAKIFIPEIELDDIRRVEEEIPFIPKSSGLKTMLARSFAIIEGKSKADGVLILTCFRCAEGALTRTITRKILQKKTSLPIISHSFTEKTKAGNLLLKMEALVDMIEKGALFGRKKQEGITMGIDSGSTMTKGAIMRDNEIIAQDWIPTTDFETLAKKVINNLLSQVNISYDKIDAIGITGYGRFPLKKVFSEKAKLAMEEVTVCAKGAAYLADRLEGDATIIDIGGADNKAVTLHNGLPDSFTVGGICAGASGRFLEIVSARLGVKLDEFGELALKGDPSKIKMNSYCIVFGLHDLVSSLAFGATKEDAAAASCYSVAEQFYEQQMQEIEVREPVLQIGGTSLIKGLNKALRDMLRVEVIVPPLSQYSGAVGAALLVSGLIK